One Candidatus Palauibacter polyketidifaciens DNA segment encodes these proteins:
- a CDS encoding ATP-binding cassette domain-containing protein: protein MSLVSLTDVVKRFGETVAVDSATFSIDRGEVVGFLGPNGAGKTTTMRLLTQYLEPDGGTISIDGLSIEDHPVELRRRIGYLPETNPLYRDMLAGEYITFMGRLRGMDAGEIRARTDDVVAQTGIEAVYYRPINQLSKGYRQRVGLAQAILSQPEILILDEPTEGLDPNQRVEIRSLIRDVGTDRTVLLSTHVMQEVRKTCSRVVIINEGRIVADGSVDALVAGHGGARVMVELDAPADAAAEAMGDLASVARADTLEADAGGRARFAVEGAPGQDPRPDLSQLAAARGWPLWELHLAQASLEDLFHRLTAESAGPADETGDEPPGAMSDEAPEAGEEVDG, encoded by the coding sequence ATGTCACTCGTATCGCTGACCGATGTCGTGAAGAGGTTCGGCGAGACCGTTGCGGTCGATTCCGCGACGTTCTCGATCGACCGCGGCGAGGTCGTCGGCTTCCTCGGGCCCAACGGCGCGGGCAAGACGACGACCATGCGGCTGCTCACGCAGTATCTCGAGCCCGATGGGGGCACGATCTCCATCGATGGCCTGTCCATCGAGGACCACCCTGTCGAACTGCGGCGCCGTATCGGCTACCTGCCCGAGACGAACCCGCTGTACCGGGACATGCTCGCCGGCGAGTACATCACGTTCATGGGCCGGCTGCGCGGGATGGACGCCGGCGAGATCCGCGCGCGGACCGACGATGTCGTCGCGCAGACCGGCATCGAAGCCGTCTACTACCGCCCGATCAACCAGCTCTCGAAGGGATACCGGCAGCGCGTCGGCCTCGCGCAGGCCATCCTCTCGCAGCCGGAGATCCTCATCCTCGACGAACCGACCGAGGGACTCGATCCGAACCAGCGCGTCGAGATCCGCAGCCTCATCCGCGACGTGGGGACCGACCGCACCGTCCTCCTGAGCACGCACGTGATGCAGGAGGTGCGGAAGACGTGCTCGCGCGTCGTCATCATCAACGAGGGGCGCATCGTCGCGGATGGCTCCGTCGATGCGCTTGTCGCCGGGCATGGCGGCGCCCGGGTCATGGTCGAACTCGACGCCCCGGCGGACGCCGCCGCGGAGGCCATGGGCGACCTCGCCTCCGTGGCGCGGGCCGACACCCTCGAGGCGGATGCGGGCGGGCGCGCCCGGTTCGCCGTCGAGGGCGCCCCCGGCCAGGACCCGCGACCAGACCTCTCGCAACTCGCCGCGGCGCGGGGCTGGCCGCTGTGGGAACTGCACCTCGCCCAGGCGAGCCTGGAGGATCTCTTCCACCGGCTCACCGCCGAGAGCGCCGGGCCGGCGGACGAAACCGGCGACGAGCCCCCCGGTGCGATGTCCGACGAGGCGCCGGAGGCGGGCGAGGAGGTGGACGGATGA
- a CDS encoding PIN domain nuclease, translating to MIVDTSAWIEYLRCTESPVHLALRHAVRTGSTIATPAPAAMELLSGCRSESDEWDLLKLLGRFEILIPDSLGQFQRAARIYRTCQRAGRTIRSSVDCMVAAAALDAQRPLLARNRDFDTIARHTDLELVVPTAPESHA from the coding sequence GTGATCGTCGACACGTCCGCGTGGATCGAGTACCTGCGCTGCACGGAAAGTCCCGTCCACCTTGCTTTGAGACATGCCGTACGGACCGGGAGCACGATCGCCACGCCCGCTCCCGCGGCTATGGAACTCCTTTCAGGCTGTCGCAGCGAATCCGACGAGTGGGATCTGTTGAAGCTGCTCGGCCGCTTCGAGATCCTGATCCCCGACTCGCTGGGCCAGTTCCAGCGCGCGGCGCGGATCTACCGCACGTGTCAGCGGGCGGGACGTACGATTCGGTCCTCGGTAGACTGCATGGTCGCCGCCGCGGCCCTGGATGCGCAGCGCCCGCTGCTGGCCCGGAATCGCGATTTCGACACGATCGCCCGCCACACGGACCTCGAACTCGTCGTTCCGACGGCGCCGGAATCGCACGCCTGA
- a CDS encoding sugar phosphate isomerase/epimerase gives MSARPITLFTGQWADMPLATLAAKAAAWGYDGLELACWGDHFDVVRATEEEGYAAGQRDLLAAHGLEVHAISNHLVGQAVCDPIDARHQLILPERVWGDGDPEAVRRRAAAEMSRSAAAAAALGVPVVNGFTGSSIWAAAYAFPPHPAGFVDAGFADFADRWTPILDAFDAAGVKFGLEVHPTEIAFDTASAARAVEAVAGHAAFGFNYDPSHLAYQGVDYVAFILEFGDRIHHAHMKDVWWSDTPRRSGTFGGHLDFGHADRGWDFRSIGRGRVDFEEVLRALDRIGYDGPLSIEWEDSGMDREHGAREACERLRALTFPPSATAFDAAFSED, from the coding sequence ATGAGCGCACGACCGATCACGCTGTTCACCGGCCAGTGGGCGGACATGCCGCTGGCGACGCTCGCCGCGAAGGCGGCCGCGTGGGGCTACGACGGGCTCGAGCTTGCCTGCTGGGGCGACCACTTCGACGTCGTGCGCGCGACGGAGGAGGAGGGCTACGCGGCCGGGCAGCGGGACCTGCTGGCGGCCCACGGCCTCGAGGTGCACGCGATCTCCAACCATCTCGTTGGCCAGGCCGTGTGCGATCCGATCGACGCCCGCCACCAGCTCATTCTGCCGGAGCGCGTGTGGGGCGACGGCGACCCCGAGGCCGTGCGGCGGCGGGCCGCGGCGGAAATGAGCCGGTCGGCGGCCGCGGCGGCTGCGCTCGGCGTCCCGGTCGTGAACGGCTTCACCGGCAGCTCGATCTGGGCCGCCGCCTACGCCTTCCCCCCGCACCCGGCCGGCTTCGTGGACGCCGGGTTCGCCGACTTCGCCGACCGCTGGACCCCGATCCTCGACGCCTTCGACGCGGCTGGCGTGAAGTTCGGCCTCGAGGTGCACCCGACGGAGATCGCCTTCGACACCGCCAGCGCGGCGCGGGCCGTGGAGGCTGTGGCGGGGCACGCCGCGTTCGGCTTCAACTACGACCCCAGCCACCTCGCCTACCAGGGCGTGGACTACGTCGCCTTCATCCTCGAATTCGGCGACCGCATCCACCACGCCCACATGAAGGACGTGTGGTGGTCCGACACCCCGCGCCGCTCCGGCACCTTCGGCGGCCACCTCGACTTCGGGCACGCCGACCGCGGCTGGGATTTCCGCTCCATTGGGCGCGGGCGAGTGGACTTCGAGGAGGTCCTGCGCGCCCTCGACCGGATCGGCTACGACGGCCCCCTCTCGATCGAGTGGGAGGACAGCGGCATGGACCGCGAACACGGCGCCCGCGAAGCGTGCGAACGCCTCCGGGCCCTCACCTTCCCCCCCTCCGCCACCGCCTTCGACGCCGCCTTCTCCGAGGACTGA
- a CDS encoding Gfo/Idh/MocA family oxidoreductase, with translation MNRRLSYGMVGGGPGAFIGDVHRMAAELDGLARIAAGAFSSDPERSAAKGAEIGLDPDRVYGNYAEMAEAEASLPRDRRLDFVIIVTPNHLHFDVARTFLEAGFHVVCDKPLTTTVADAEALCRLVAAGDRVFALTHNYGGYPMIKDARAIVREGRVGTIRRIQLEYFQGWLATPLELTGHPQAVWRTDPEQAGAAGALGDIGTHAHHLARYVTGLEVEALCGELTTFVPGRRLEDDASLLMRWNGGVRGTLTVSQVAAGEENGLAIRVYGSEGSIAWRHDDAETLWHRTPDGRARPRRRGHGWISPEAAGASRVPPGHPEGFIEGFANLYRSVISTIGALDEGRTPDETDLDFPTVWDGARGVHFLERAVESGRRGAWVDARYEPPGEPPAEPGEPTR, from the coding sequence ATGAACCGCCGCCTCAGCTACGGGATGGTGGGGGGCGGACCCGGCGCATTCATCGGGGACGTGCACCGGATGGCGGCGGAACTCGACGGTCTGGCGCGCATCGCGGCGGGGGCCTTCTCGTCGGACCCGGAGCGGTCCGCGGCGAAGGGGGCCGAGATCGGACTCGACCCCGACCGCGTGTATGGAAACTATGCGGAGATGGCGGAGGCCGAGGCTTCCCTGCCTCGGGATCGACGGCTCGACTTCGTGATCATCGTCACGCCGAACCATCTCCACTTCGACGTGGCGCGGACCTTCCTCGAAGCGGGGTTCCACGTCGTGTGCGACAAGCCGCTGACGACGACGGTCGCGGACGCCGAGGCGCTGTGCCGGCTCGTGGCGGCCGGGGACCGCGTGTTCGCGCTCACGCACAACTACGGCGGCTACCCGATGATCAAGGACGCGCGCGCCATCGTGCGCGAGGGGCGCGTCGGGACTATCCGACGCATCCAGCTCGAGTACTTCCAGGGGTGGCTGGCGACGCCGCTCGAGTTGACCGGGCACCCACAGGCCGTGTGGCGCACGGATCCGGAGCAGGCGGGGGCCGCCGGGGCGCTGGGGGATATCGGGACGCATGCGCATCACCTGGCCCGCTATGTGACCGGGCTGGAGGTCGAGGCACTGTGCGGCGAGCTGACGACGTTCGTTCCGGGGCGGCGTCTGGAAGATGACGCGAGCCTGCTCATGCGGTGGAACGGCGGCGTGCGGGGGACGCTCACCGTGTCGCAGGTGGCGGCGGGCGAGGAGAACGGGCTCGCGATCCGCGTGTACGGGAGCGAGGGCTCGATCGCCTGGCGGCACGACGACGCGGAGACGCTGTGGCACCGGACGCCGGACGGACGGGCCCGGCCGCGGCGACGGGGACACGGCTGGATTTCGCCCGAGGCGGCAGGAGCGTCGCGGGTCCCGCCGGGCCACCCGGAGGGGTTCATCGAGGGGTTCGCGAACCTGTACCGGAGCGTGATCTCGACCATCGGTGCGCTCGACGAAGGGCGGACGCCGGACGAGACGGATCTCGACTTCCCCACGGTGTGGGACGGGGCCCGCGGGGTTCACTTCCTCGAACGGGCGGTGGAGAGCGGGCGCCGCGGCGCGTGGGTGGACGCGCGGTACGAACCGCCGGGAGAGCCGCCCGCGGAGCCGGGGGAGCCGACGCGATGA
- a CDS encoding MFS transporter, whose protein sequence is MDTTSSSVRPRRLFLASCVSLIATSVTFAVVGAVMLTLKGEFTLTNSDIGWIAGAGIWGFAVSQLVFAPFCDTLGMRFLLRLAFACHLVGAAVLITAGGFWQAFFGALTLALGNGLVEAACNPLVAALYPERKTVKLNQFHVWFPGGIVIGSVLAFGLDWAGLTAWQLKIGLILIPTLIYGHLMWREEFPPTEGVRAGVGMMEMFKATFMTPLMILMLFCMAITASTELGPNRWVPAVLEAGGIPGILVLAWINGLMAILRYKAGFAVERLSPTGVLSASAAISVVGLLWLSYAETTVMAFASATVFAVGVCYFWPTMLGFVSERVPRSGALGLGMMGATGMAVVGLWTTPWMGRIADEVGHERLPAVETQALFADAAAAFAGADASTAPDLAAAGEAVGEALAGVGPDGALPESVTANALRAIINSGGDEALAERANAILGPADNYGGRVSFRSVLPYTGALVFIFGLLYLRDRRAGGYRAVRIGAGAGGG, encoded by the coding sequence GTGGATACGACCTCGTCCTCCGTCCGCCCGAGGCGGCTCTTCCTGGCCAGTTGCGTGTCGCTGATCGCGACCTCCGTCACCTTCGCGGTGGTCGGGGCGGTCATGCTCACGCTGAAGGGCGAATTCACGCTCACGAACTCCGATATCGGCTGGATCGCGGGCGCCGGAATCTGGGGCTTCGCCGTGTCGCAACTGGTGTTCGCGCCGTTCTGCGACACGCTGGGGATGCGGTTCCTGCTCCGGCTGGCCTTCGCGTGTCATCTGGTGGGGGCGGCCGTGCTCATCACGGCCGGCGGCTTCTGGCAGGCGTTCTTCGGGGCGCTGACGCTGGCGCTGGGGAACGGCCTCGTCGAGGCCGCCTGCAACCCGTTGGTGGCGGCGCTCTATCCGGAGCGGAAGACGGTCAAGCTGAATCAGTTCCACGTCTGGTTCCCGGGCGGGATCGTGATCGGCTCCGTGCTCGCCTTCGGCCTGGACTGGGCAGGCCTCACCGCGTGGCAGCTGAAGATCGGCCTCATCCTCATCCCCACCCTCATCTACGGTCACCTGATGTGGCGGGAGGAGTTCCCGCCGACCGAGGGCGTGCGCGCCGGAGTCGGCATGATGGAGATGTTCAAGGCCACGTTCATGACGCCGTTGATGATCCTGATGCTCTTCTGCATGGCGATCACGGCCTCGACGGAGCTGGGGCCGAACCGGTGGGTGCCCGCGGTGCTGGAGGCGGGCGGGATTCCGGGGATCCTCGTGCTGGCCTGGATCAACGGCCTGATGGCGATCCTGCGCTACAAGGCCGGGTTCGCGGTCGAGCGGCTCTCGCCGACCGGAGTGCTGTCGGCGAGTGCGGCGATCTCCGTCGTGGGACTGCTGTGGCTCAGCTACGCGGAGACGACGGTGATGGCGTTCGCCTCCGCGACCGTGTTCGCGGTCGGCGTGTGCTACTTCTGGCCGACAATGCTCGGCTTCGTGTCGGAGCGCGTGCCGCGTTCCGGCGCGCTCGGGCTGGGGATGATGGGGGCGACGGGGATGGCGGTCGTCGGGCTGTGGACGACGCCGTGGATGGGGCGGATCGCCGACGAGGTGGGGCACGAGCGGCTTCCGGCGGTCGAGACGCAGGCACTGTTCGCCGATGCGGCGGCGGCTTTCGCCGGGGCCGACGCGAGCACCGCCCCGGATCTGGCGGCGGCGGGCGAAGCGGTCGGTGAGGCACTCGCCGGGGTGGGGCCGGATGGCGCGCTGCCGGAGTCGGTCACGGCGAACGCGCTGCGGGCGATCATCAACTCCGGGGGCGATGAGGCGCTGGCGGAGCGAGCCAACGCGATCCTCGGGCCGGCGGACAACTATGGAGGTCGGGTCTCGTTCCGGTCCGTTCTGCCGTACACGGGAGCCCTCGTCTTCATCTTCGGGCTCCTCTATCTGCGGGACCGGCGCGCCGGCGGATATCGAGCCGTGCGGATCGGAGCGGGGGCGGGCGGCGGATGA